The Synchiropus splendidus isolate RoL2022-P1 chromosome 11, RoL_Sspl_1.0, whole genome shotgun sequence genome contains a region encoding:
- the fhl1a gene encoding four and a half LIM domains protein 1a isoform X2: protein MTSTMTDRFDCYYCRDNLHGKKYVKKDDKHVCTKCFDKLCANTCAECRKAIGADSKELHHKNRHWHEDCFRCAKCYKPLANEPFCARDDGKIMCGKCSSREDGNRCQGCYKVVLPGAKNVEYKNKVWHEECFTCFECRKPIHTQSFMTKGDNIYCTPCHDKKFAKKCHHCKQLITSGGVNYQDQPWHSECFVCRTCRKSLTGTRFTSHEDHIYCLDCYKTDVAKKCNGCKNPITGFGHGTNVVNYEGLSWHEYCFTCKKCTLSLANKRFVINAENIYCPDCAKKL, encoded by the exons ATGACCTCCACCATGACTGACCGATTCGACTGCTACTACTGCCGTGACAACCTGCACGGAAAGAAGTACGTGAAGAAGGACGACAAGCACGTGTGCACCAAGTGCTTTGACAAGCTCTGCGCCAACACCTGTGCCGAGTGCAGGAAGGCCATCGGCGCCGATTCCAAG GAGCTGCACCACAAGAACCGCCACTGGCATGAGGACTGTTTCCGCTGTGCCAAGTGCTACAAGCCCCTGGCCAACGAACCCTTCTGTGCCAGGGATGATGGCAAGATAATGTGTGGCAAGTGCAGCTCCCGGGAGGACGGCAACCGTTGCCAGGGATGCTACAAGGTCGTGCTGCCAG GAGCAAAGAACGTGGAGTACAAGAACAAGGTGTGGCACGAGGAGTGCTTCACCTGCTTCGAGTGCAGGAAGCCGATCCACACGCAGAGCTTCATGACCAAAGGGGACAACATCTACTGCACCCCCTGCCACGACAAGAAGTTCGCCAAGAAGTGCCACCACTGCAAGCAG CTCATCACCTCGGGAGGGGTCAACTACCAGGACCAGCCGTGGCACTCGGAATGCTTTGTGTGCCGTACCTGCCGCAAGTCCTTGACTGGGACTCGCTTCACGTCCCATGAGGACCACATTTACTGCCTCGACTGCTACAAGACTGACGTGGCTAAGAAGTGCAACGGATGCAAGAACCCCATCACAG GGTTCGGCCACGGAACCAACGTGGTGAACTACGAGGGCCTCTCCTGGCACGAGTACTGCTTCACCTGCAAGAAGTGCACCCTGTCTTTGGCCAACAAGCGCTTTGTGATCAACGCGGAGAACATCTACTGCCCCGACTGCGCCAAGAAACTGTAA
- the fhl1a gene encoding four and a half LIM domains protein 1a isoform X1 — protein sequence MTFYRHSGPRSYMTSTMTDRFDCYYCRDNLHGKKYVKKDDKHVCTKCFDKLCANTCAECRKAIGADSKELHHKNRHWHEDCFRCAKCYKPLANEPFCARDDGKIMCGKCSSREDGNRCQGCYKVVLPGAKNVEYKNKVWHEECFTCFECRKPIHTQSFMTKGDNIYCTPCHDKKFAKKCHHCKQLITSGGVNYQDQPWHSECFVCRTCRKSLTGTRFTSHEDHIYCLDCYKTDVAKKCNGCKNPITGFGHGTNVVNYEGLSWHEYCFTCKKCTLSLANKRFVINAENIYCPDCAKKL from the exons ATGACTTTCTACAGACACTCAG GCCCCAGGAGCTACATGACCTCCACCATGACTGACCGATTCGACTGCTACTACTGCCGTGACAACCTGCACGGAAAGAAGTACGTGAAGAAGGACGACAAGCACGTGTGCACCAAGTGCTTTGACAAGCTCTGCGCCAACACCTGTGCCGAGTGCAGGAAGGCCATCGGCGCCGATTCCAAG GAGCTGCACCACAAGAACCGCCACTGGCATGAGGACTGTTTCCGCTGTGCCAAGTGCTACAAGCCCCTGGCCAACGAACCCTTCTGTGCCAGGGATGATGGCAAGATAATGTGTGGCAAGTGCAGCTCCCGGGAGGACGGCAACCGTTGCCAGGGATGCTACAAGGTCGTGCTGCCAG GAGCAAAGAACGTGGAGTACAAGAACAAGGTGTGGCACGAGGAGTGCTTCACCTGCTTCGAGTGCAGGAAGCCGATCCACACGCAGAGCTTCATGACCAAAGGGGACAACATCTACTGCACCCCCTGCCACGACAAGAAGTTCGCCAAGAAGTGCCACCACTGCAAGCAG CTCATCACCTCGGGAGGGGTCAACTACCAGGACCAGCCGTGGCACTCGGAATGCTTTGTGTGCCGTACCTGCCGCAAGTCCTTGACTGGGACTCGCTTCACGTCCCATGAGGACCACATTTACTGCCTCGACTGCTACAAGACTGACGTGGCTAAGAAGTGCAACGGATGCAAGAACCCCATCACAG GGTTCGGCCACGGAACCAACGTGGTGAACTACGAGGGCCTCTCCTGGCACGAGTACTGCTTCACCTGCAAGAAGTGCACCCTGTCTTTGGCCAACAAGCGCTTTGTGATCAACGCGGAGAACATCTACTGCCCCGACTGCGCCAAGAAACTGTAA